Proteins encoded in a region of the Paenibacillus sp. E222 genome:
- a CDS encoding histidine kinase produces the protein MFARLNVFTKITLLFVMLLILVLFLYTYSNRESVRVIEHEIQNNTMNHLSTFADSVESNIYQLSLYGISIGQDSSIQEYQRPDYKDIPYERVKVGSAILEKINLYNAASKWHSTITLYFPRLQKVISTDYYAYIPYRKDEFSKPLSKSWAYTHEQFEWYTTDPTTAMDTPGKSRLITKISFPVHHLIAMLDQNKLNNKGDPFMFHPDLGLISNSSANDTLNAIQSKLKATELSGKGGFTATLDHTEYYVSYIQSGSLGWYYVDYVPMQQILGPITNSRNLFYASIAVLIAMSVVVLYVLYRSVQLPLLQLVKGTNRLSTGDFSVRLHYTSRNEFSLLFARFNIMAQRIQELIENVYEEQLRRREATLKQLQSQINPHFLYNCLFYIKNMARMKNEKAVVAMALNLGEYYRYITRSENDQATIKEELTMVKNYLEIQALRLERMHFTMDVPDDMLHKTLPRLTLQPIVENAIIHGIEPRTEDGHITITGHHTDELSTITVEDSGRGMTENQMQELTNNLHKPLDGSIGCGTWNVHQRLSFLYGERAGLSYEHGSRGGVKVSITWYNNINE, from the coding sequence TTGTTCGCCCGTTTGAATGTCTTTACCAAAATCACATTGCTGTTTGTCATGTTGCTCATCCTGGTGTTATTCCTCTACACTTACTCCAACAGAGAAAGTGTGCGTGTAATTGAGCACGAAATCCAGAATAATACGATGAATCATCTATCCACTTTTGCCGATTCTGTAGAATCCAATATTTACCAACTTTCTCTATATGGCATATCCATTGGACAGGATTCCAGCATTCAGGAGTACCAGCGTCCGGACTATAAAGATATCCCCTATGAACGTGTCAAGGTTGGAAGCGCTATTCTCGAAAAAATAAATTTGTATAACGCCGCCAGCAAATGGCATTCGACGATTACACTGTATTTTCCAAGGTTGCAAAAAGTCATTTCCACGGATTATTATGCTTATATCCCATACAGGAAGGATGAATTTTCCAAGCCGCTTTCAAAATCCTGGGCTTATACACATGAGCAGTTTGAGTGGTACACAACGGACCCCACAACGGCTATGGATACTCCGGGAAAATCCAGACTTATCACCAAGATCAGTTTCCCGGTACATCATTTAATCGCTATGCTCGATCAGAACAAGCTGAATAACAAAGGTGACCCCTTTATGTTCCATCCCGATCTGGGCTTAATAAGCAACAGCAGCGCAAATGACACCTTGAATGCGATCCAGTCCAAGCTCAAAGCGACGGAACTTTCGGGTAAAGGCGGATTTACCGCGACCCTTGACCACACGGAGTACTATGTCTCGTATATTCAATCGGGCAGTCTTGGATGGTACTACGTGGATTATGTACCGATGCAGCAGATTTTAGGGCCCATTACTAACAGCCGTAATCTCTTTTATGCTTCCATCGCCGTTCTGATTGCCATGAGTGTGGTGGTGTTATATGTACTGTATCGCAGTGTTCAGCTCCCATTGCTTCAGCTTGTTAAGGGAACGAATCGATTATCGACTGGAGATTTTTCCGTTCGTTTGCACTATACTTCTCGTAATGAGTTCAGTTTGTTGTTTGCACGATTTAACATCATGGCCCAGCGGATTCAAGAGCTGATAGAGAACGTATATGAGGAGCAGCTTAGAAGACGTGAAGCTACGCTGAAGCAGTTGCAATCACAGATTAATCCGCATTTTCTGTACAACTGTCTCTTCTATATTAAAAATATGGCAAGAATGAAAAATGAAAAGGCCGTTGTGGCGATGGCGCTTAATTTGGGTGAGTATTACCGTTACATAACCAGATCGGAGAATGATCAGGCAACGATCAAGGAAGAGCTTACGATGGTGAAAAATTACCTGGAAATACAGGCGCTCAGGCTGGAACGAATGCATTTTACGATGGATGTGCCAGATGATATGCTGCATAAAACATTACCCCGATTAACCCTGCAGCCGATCGTTGAGAACGCTATCATTCACGGCATCGAACCTCGTACAGAAGATGGGCATATTACGATTACAGGCCATCATACGGATGAATTGAGCACGATAACTGTGGAGGACAGCGGACGGGGTATGACAGAAAATCAGATGCAAGAGTTAACCAATAATTTGCACAAACCGCTTGACGGCAGCATAGGATGCGGGACCTGGAATGTTCATCAGCGTTTGTCTTTTTTGTATGGTGAACGAGCGGGTCTGAGTTATGAACATGGGTCACGCGGCGGAGTCAAAGTGAGCATCACATGGTACAACAATATCAACGAGTAG
- a CDS encoding sugar ABC transporter permease has product MQRNWSLHLMLVPAVLLAIIFQYIPMGGIVIAFQDFKPYLGFTESKWVGWDNFKYLFLYPDVGQVIWNTLVIAFFKIIAGLIAPFLFAVLLNEVRLVAFKRVSQTLVYLPHFLSWVILGGILLDILSPQGGMVNKLVVALGGDPIFFLGDGTWFRITLIVSDVWKEFGFGTIVFLASLSGINPALYEAAEVDGANRFKQTLHITFPALMPITIVLMTLSIGNILNAGFDQVFNLYNPLVYDKGDIIDTFVYRLGILNGKMSFATAVGLFKSVVATILIVISYRLAYKLANYRVF; this is encoded by the coding sequence ATGCAACGAAACTGGTCCTTGCATTTGATGCTTGTTCCAGCGGTTTTGCTGGCAATCATTTTTCAGTACATACCAATGGGAGGCATTGTCATTGCTTTTCAGGATTTCAAACCTTATCTGGGATTTACCGAATCCAAATGGGTAGGTTGGGATAATTTCAAATATTTGTTCCTGTATCCAGATGTGGGGCAAGTGATCTGGAACACGCTGGTAATTGCATTTTTTAAAATTATTGCCGGGTTAATCGCTCCGTTCCTGTTCGCCGTTCTGTTAAACGAAGTTCGCCTGGTCGCTTTTAAAAGGGTCAGTCAAACACTCGTTTATCTGCCGCACTTTCTCTCATGGGTTATCCTCGGCGGGATTTTGCTGGATATCCTTTCTCCGCAAGGAGGCATGGTGAACAAGCTTGTTGTTGCCTTGGGTGGAGACCCGATATTTTTCCTGGGAGATGGAACGTGGTTTCGGATAACACTGATTGTCAGTGATGTGTGGAAGGAATTTGGTTTTGGCACAATTGTATTTTTGGCTTCTCTCTCGGGCATCAACCCGGCATTATACGAAGCTGCTGAGGTGGATGGAGCGAACCGGTTCAAGCAGACCCTGCATATTACGTTTCCTGCGTTGATGCCGATCACCATCGTACTGATGACCCTTTCCATCGGAAATATTCTGAATGCGGGATTCGATCAGGTGTTCAACCTGTACAATCCGCTTGTGTATGACAAAGGCGACATCATTGATACGTTCGTATATCGACTCGGTATCCTGAACGGCAAAATGAGCTTTGCCACAGCTGTAGGATTGTTCAAATCGGTGGTGGCGACAATTCTGATCGTTATTTCATATCGACTCGCTTACAAACTGGCTAACTATCGCGTGTTCTAG
- a CDS encoding carbohydrate ABC transporter permease, whose product MYYKTKGYRVFSIFNYIFLGVLSLLCILPIIHILAVSFSSMAPASSNLVSFWPIGFTTDAYVKTFGNSNFINSLLVSVKRTVIATIIGMVIMLLTAFPLSKEDISFKGRSIYTWFFVFTILFSGGLIPSYILIQKLGLMDTIWALILPGALSVWNVILMMNFFRGLPKELEEAAYLDGAGHIKTLALVYVPLSLPAIATLSLFTMVGQWNSWFDGMIYMSDVKNYPLASLLQTIIVQQDLSKINVDPSMLENVSQRTVRAAQIFIGALPILLVYPFLQRFFVKGIVIGAVKE is encoded by the coding sequence TTGTATTACAAAACAAAAGGCTATCGAGTATTCAGCATATTTAATTATATCTTTCTCGGCGTATTATCGTTGCTGTGCATATTGCCCATTATTCATATTTTGGCCGTCTCGTTCAGCAGCATGGCGCCAGCCTCATCCAATCTCGTCAGCTTCTGGCCGATTGGATTCACCACCGACGCTTATGTGAAGACATTTGGCAATTCCAATTTTATTAACTCCTTGCTGGTCTCGGTGAAACGAACGGTGATTGCGACCATCATTGGCATGGTTATTATGCTGCTTACGGCATTTCCGCTCTCGAAGGAAGATATCAGCTTCAAGGGCCGTTCGATCTACACATGGTTTTTCGTTTTTACCATTTTGTTCAGTGGGGGCCTGATCCCCAGTTACATTCTGATTCAGAAGCTGGGACTTATGGATACGATCTGGGCACTGATTCTGCCAGGAGCACTGTCCGTATGGAATGTTATTCTCATGATGAATTTCTTCCGCGGTCTGCCCAAGGAACTGGAGGAAGCAGCCTATCTAGATGGGGCGGGTCATATCAAGACTCTGGCGCTGGTCTACGTGCCGCTGTCTCTTCCGGCCATTGCTACGCTGTCCCTTTTCACTATGGTAGGTCAGTGGAATTCCTGGTTTGACGGTATGATCTATATGTCGGACGTGAAAAATTATCCACTGGCTTCCTTACTGCAGACGATTATCGTGCAGCAGGATCTTAGTAAAATCAACGTAGATCCGTCCATGCTGGAGAACGTCTCCCAGCGTACGGTTCGTGCAGCGCAAATCTTTATAGGGGCTTTGCCTATTTTGCTGGTGTATCCATTTTTACAACGCTTTTTCGTTAAAGGCATCGTTATCGGGGCAGTGAAAGAATAG
- a CDS encoding carbohydrate binding domain-containing protein, whose protein sequence is MKKGLACLLAGSMMVSLLYPAMAGADSATKQAKGMEQVQANSLHSIPYRDMTAHWAEQAVTQMQELAVIQGYTDGTFKPNERISRAEFVMMLDRIMGFARGQESASVSFSDLNENDWYYEALVRANSAGIILGTVAGQLSPNQPVTRQDAAVMADRAFQLSTGQEDEHVLTRFTDAKQVADYAKKAFSYFIQEKIVNGYNNQLAPTADITRAEAATLISNMIKDVKSSPGTYESSVDGNLVVRSADVTLQNMTVGGNLLLAEGIGEGTVTLDGVTVTGSVIIKGGGSHSINIRNTQLKRVVVDNASGPVHVNITGNSLIEEMIILRKATVELSDESVIAALSVNSKARHTRIDAKGKIKLLNVEAENVLVNGKEVTTGQHSVNMTLGNDQPAASRPPTPGNGNGSNGSTPSNPGGQSPSVPGNPVGEKPIPATMIPNKDWEMIWNDEFSSSAIDASKWTVQDTGLVYNNELQYYSPDNTRIVKDGDRNVLQIEAKREQKSGKSFTSGKLMTMGKGDWTYGKVVVRAKLPVQQGMWPAIWMMPTDEAHYGGWPASGEIDIMELIGGKNKDHEVYSTIHYDAVKSDGSHGHDQGKFTLPAGESFADDYHDFQVEWLPGMIRFYVDGKLHHQVNDWQTTAAGQPESYTFPAPFDRPFYLILNLAVGGDWPGSPENEFVSEKMNVDFVRVYSYKKINDWPDVTSSPMEPERQRAPQADGNEIYNERFTEGSDAAGVPNEWKFIANADGAGAVEIVDDEQKGKAAKVTISQAGTESYSVQLTQMPIYMKKNKKYKVEFDAKASVNRDLRSKVTQFEKSWTNYSGEKTFSLTTEWQPFEYTFNMRDGADNNARLEFNLGLDEGTVLLSNVRLTEIGEADPIPVERKALPDGNYVYNGTFDQGKERLGFWSKQIQPDAEAQISVNNFLKFPIMERQLVVDVKQTNGEPGQVAVVQPDMKLEGGTTYGFSFDAKADVSRTMDVELSTAEGHDVQIHQGQLIQISQEMKNYTGEIVIGEGPAAATSELKLLFGSSAGKVYVDNVRLTKRGKPVSIQKYAHIPATEAWLMQGLQLENSDEGGKHVSYMDEGDLLQFKIDGANDGEYVFSTRMASAKADSKVRFSVKDEQGTTVATSQLVLGDTGGWQTYKTIYFPAVSLKAGAVYYVNFEGNEYNTRWLDVSQNILQNGELTSDRSGWELIPPDLEVSNGEDGGISINLPGTSENWWEVLLQQGKLVLEGRKTYRLSFEASATAPKSMQVVVSQGNGEDTKYMDETVNLTETKQSYVYTFGMGEQGDSAALLNFGLGTASAGEHNVSIQNVMLYEVNPGADQGGQPVHVNLIPNGDFAKGSEGWFKHSDGNSEELVFQVANQKLQAQIGQAGTNPWDRQIINEGFAMQQGYKYKLTFKAKADKPRKMGLGIGWVDVPAGYAWHGFFGEQVDLSTTEREYTFIFDTTEPSYANSRLVFDMGNISGVEDGNTAIMLSDVSLILMGPTQ, encoded by the coding sequence GTGAAAAAAGGATTGGCTTGTCTCTTGGCAGGAAGCATGATGGTTTCACTACTATATCCGGCAATGGCCGGAGCAGACAGCGCAACAAAGCAAGCGAAGGGAATGGAGCAGGTGCAGGCGAACAGCCTGCATTCCATACCCTATCGGGACATGACGGCCCACTGGGCAGAACAAGCAGTGACACAGATGCAGGAGCTTGCTGTGATTCAAGGTTATACGGACGGCACGTTCAAGCCGAATGAACGCATCAGCCGCGCCGAGTTTGTTATGATGCTGGACCGGATAATGGGCTTTGCTCGCGGGCAAGAATCAGCGTCTGTATCTTTTTCCGACCTGAATGAAAACGATTGGTATTATGAAGCACTGGTTAGAGCGAATAGCGCAGGAATAATACTGGGCACTGTTGCTGGACAGCTGTCACCCAATCAACCCGTGACCAGACAGGATGCCGCAGTTATGGCTGACCGAGCGTTCCAACTATCAACAGGCCAGGAAGATGAGCACGTGCTGACTCGTTTTACAGATGCGAAACAAGTGGCAGACTACGCCAAAAAAGCGTTCAGTTATTTCATTCAGGAGAAAATTGTAAACGGATACAATAACCAATTGGCTCCGACTGCCGACATTACGAGAGCAGAGGCAGCAACGCTGATATCCAACATGATTAAGGATGTGAAAAGCAGCCCGGGCACGTATGAGTCAAGCGTTGATGGCAACCTGGTCGTTCGATCAGCTGATGTCACCCTCCAAAACATGACCGTTGGCGGCAATCTATTGCTGGCCGAAGGGATTGGCGAAGGTACAGTGACGCTTGATGGGGTGACGGTTACGGGAAGTGTCATCATCAAAGGTGGAGGAAGCCATTCCATTAATATTCGTAATACCCAACTGAAACGAGTGGTGGTGGACAACGCTTCGGGACCGGTACATGTGAATATCACGGGTAACAGCCTGATTGAAGAAATGATTATTCTACGCAAAGCGACGGTTGAATTGTCTGACGAGAGCGTCATTGCTGCATTAAGCGTGAACAGCAAAGCTCGGCATACCCGGATTGATGCAAAAGGAAAAATCAAACTGCTCAATGTGGAAGCGGAAAACGTGCTTGTTAACGGGAAAGAGGTCACAACAGGCCAGCACAGTGTTAATATGACGCTGGGTAATGATCAGCCAGCAGCATCAAGACCTCCTACACCTGGAAACGGTAACGGTTCAAATGGTTCCACGCCTTCGAATCCGGGTGGACAGAGCCCTTCTGTTCCTGGTAATCCTGTGGGAGAGAAGCCCATTCCGGCAACGATGATCCCGAACAAGGATTGGGAAATGATCTGGAATGACGAATTTAGCAGTTCAGCTATCGATGCATCCAAGTGGACTGTTCAGGATACAGGACTTGTCTACAACAATGAATTGCAATATTACAGCCCTGACAATACACGCATCGTCAAGGACGGGGATCGCAATGTACTGCAAATTGAGGCCAAACGGGAGCAAAAAAGCGGCAAGTCGTTTACCTCAGGCAAACTGATGACGATGGGAAAAGGGGACTGGACCTACGGTAAAGTTGTCGTTCGGGCAAAGCTGCCGGTGCAGCAGGGCATGTGGCCAGCTATCTGGATGATGCCTACGGATGAAGCGCATTATGGCGGATGGCCAGCTTCAGGTGAGATCGATATTATGGAACTGATCGGTGGCAAAAATAAAGACCATGAAGTGTACAGCACCATCCACTATGATGCCGTCAAGTCTGACGGTTCGCATGGGCATGATCAAGGCAAGTTTACTCTTCCTGCTGGCGAGTCATTTGCAGATGATTACCATGATTTTCAGGTGGAATGGCTGCCTGGCATGATTCGTTTCTATGTGGATGGCAAGCTTCATCATCAGGTGAATGATTGGCAGACGACTGCTGCAGGTCAGCCGGAGAGCTATACCTTCCCTGCACCCTTCGACAGACCGTTCTATTTGATCCTCAATCTCGCGGTGGGCGGAGACTGGCCGGGATCACCTGAGAACGAATTTGTCTCCGAGAAGATGAATGTTGACTTTGTTCGGGTGTACTCTTATAAAAAAATAAACGACTGGCCGGACGTGACTTCAAGTCCAATGGAGCCTGAACGGCAACGTGCTCCGCAAGCAGACGGCAACGAAATCTATAATGAACGCTTCACTGAAGGCTCCGATGCAGCCGGAGTGCCGAACGAATGGAAGTTTATTGCAAATGCAGACGGAGCTGGTGCAGTTGAAATCGTTGACGATGAACAGAAGGGCAAGGCTGCGAAAGTGACCATCTCCCAGGCGGGCACCGAGAGTTATTCCGTACAATTGACGCAAATGCCGATCTATATGAAGAAAAATAAAAAGTATAAAGTAGAGTTCGATGCCAAAGCATCCGTTAACCGTGATCTTCGCTCCAAAGTAACACAATTTGAGAAAAGCTGGACGAATTACTCCGGTGAAAAAACCTTCTCATTGACCACTGAATGGCAGCCGTTCGAATACACATTTAATATGCGGGATGGCGCAGACAATAATGCTCGATTAGAATTCAATCTGGGCCTGGATGAAGGGACAGTCCTGTTGTCCAATGTCAGACTGACGGAGATAGGAGAGGCTGATCCGATCCCTGTGGAGCGGAAAGCATTACCGGATGGGAATTATGTTTATAACGGTACGTTTGATCAAGGCAAGGAACGACTTGGCTTCTGGTCCAAGCAGATTCAACCTGATGCTGAAGCTCAGATTTCCGTCAACAATTTCCTGAAGTTCCCGATCATGGAGCGGCAGCTCGTGGTTGATGTGAAACAAACGAATGGCGAACCCGGTCAAGTTGCTGTCGTGCAGCCTGATATGAAACTGGAAGGTGGCACAACCTACGGATTCTCTTTTGATGCCAAGGCCGATGTATCTCGCACGATGGATGTGGAGTTGTCTACCGCTGAGGGTCATGACGTACAGATACATCAAGGACAACTCATTCAGATTAGTCAAGAAATGAAGAATTATACGGGTGAGATTGTGATTGGAGAGGGCCCGGCTGCAGCAACGTCTGAACTGAAATTATTATTTGGCAGTTCTGCAGGAAAGGTCTACGTCGATAACGTTCGCCTGACGAAACGGGGAAAGCCTGTATCGATCCAGAAGTATGCACATATTCCTGCAACAGAAGCGTGGCTCATGCAAGGCTTGCAACTCGAAAACTCCGATGAAGGCGGCAAACATGTCAGCTACATGGACGAAGGTGATCTGCTGCAATTCAAAATAGACGGGGCGAACGATGGAGAGTACGTCTTCTCCACACGGATGGCAAGTGCCAAAGCTGATTCAAAAGTTCGATTCAGTGTCAAGGATGAACAAGGTACAACGGTGGCCACCTCACAGCTGGTGCTTGGAGATACAGGTGGTTGGCAGACCTATAAAACCATATATTTCCCAGCGGTTTCCCTGAAAGCCGGGGCAGTGTACTACGTTAATTTTGAAGGGAATGAATACAATACACGCTGGCTGGACGTCTCGCAGAACATACTTCAGAACGGGGAGCTGACTTCAGATCGAAGTGGTTGGGAATTGATCCCCCCTGATCTCGAGGTATCCAATGGAGAAGATGGAGGTATTAGCATCAATTTGCCGGGAACAAGTGAGAACTGGTGGGAAGTGTTATTGCAGCAGGGGAAACTTGTGCTGGAGGGAAGAAAAACGTATCGTTTAAGCTTTGAGGCATCAGCAACCGCTCCAAAATCCATGCAAGTGGTAGTGTCGCAGGGGAACGGCGAAGACACAAAGTATATGGATGAAACGGTAAACCTGACAGAAACCAAACAATCATATGTATATACCTTTGGGATGGGGGAGCAAGGGGATTCAGCTGCCTTGTTGAACTTTGGTCTCGGCACCGCTTCGGCAGGAGAGCATAACGTATCCATTCAAAATGTAATGTTGTACGAAGTGAATCCTGGTGCGGATCAAGGGGGACAGCCGGTACATGTCAATCTGATTCCGAATGGCGACTTTGCAAAAGGCAGCGAAGGATGGTTTAAACATTCTGACGGGAATAGCGAAGAACTGGTATTCCAAGTTGCGAATCAGAAGCTGCAAGCTCAAATCGGTCAGGCGGGAACTAATCCGTGGGATCGACAGATTATTAATGAAGGTTTTGCAATGCAACAGGGATATAAATACAAACTGACGTTCAAAGCCAAAGCGGATAAACCGCGTAAAATGGGCCTAGGCATCGGTTGGGTTGACGTTCCCGCAGGATATGCATGGCACGGATTTTTTGGTGAACAAGTGGACTTGTCTACCACGGAGCGGGAGTATACCTTCATATTTGATACTACCGAGCCGAGCTATGCGAACAGCCGCCTCGTGTTTGATATGGGCAACATTAGTGGTGTCGAAGACGGGAATACAGCGATTATGTTATCGGATGTGAGTCTCATCCTGATGGGGCCAACACAATAA
- a CDS encoding sugar ABC transporter permease gives MQVKLAADAIPLSKKRKSWIRTIQKYKVMYALLLPALIYFAVFKYIPMAGILIAFKNYNLALGVWDSPWVGFKNFTDFMNGVYFWDIMKNTIVISLYKLLFGFSAPIVLALLLNEVHTQWFKKIVQTITYLPHFLSWVIVYGLMVALLAPGDGLFNMILKESGFQPISFLTEPAWGRLLVITSEIWKDIGWGAILYLAALAGIDPSLYEAARMDGASKWRQLWHITLPGIRGVIILMLILKLSHILDAGFDQIFMFANTFNQEKIDIIDTWVYREGLERLKIGLATAVGLFKAVIGFALVLAANKLAKKFDGQIW, from the coding sequence ATGCAAGTGAAATTGGCAGCGGACGCCATTCCTCTCTCCAAAAAGCGGAAGTCATGGATAAGGACGATCCAAAAATATAAAGTGATGTATGCTCTCTTATTACCAGCATTAATTTACTTTGCCGTATTCAAATACATCCCTATGGCGGGAATATTGATTGCTTTTAAAAACTACAACCTGGCTTTGGGAGTATGGGATAGCCCATGGGTGGGATTCAAAAATTTTACGGATTTTATGAACGGCGTTTATTTCTGGGACATCATGAAAAATACGATTGTTATATCGCTGTATAAGCTATTGTTCGGTTTCTCCGCTCCCATCGTACTTGCTTTATTGCTCAATGAAGTTCATACCCAATGGTTTAAGAAAATCGTACAAACCATTACTTATTTACCCCACTTTTTGTCTTGGGTCATTGTATATGGATTGATGGTAGCATTATTAGCCCCAGGCGATGGCCTTTTTAATATGATTTTGAAGGAAAGTGGTTTTCAGCCCATTTCATTTCTAACGGAGCCTGCTTGGGGAAGACTGCTGGTCATCACATCTGAAATATGGAAGGACATTGGATGGGGAGCGATACTGTACCTCGCCGCATTAGCAGGTATTGATCCAAGCTTATATGAAGCGGCTCGAATGGATGGTGCTTCCAAATGGAGACAGCTCTGGCATATCACTTTACCCGGCATTCGAGGAGTCATTATTCTGATGCTGATCCTTAAATTAAGCCATATTCTGGATGCTGGCTTTGACCAAATATTCATGTTTGCCAACACCTTTAACCAGGAGAAGATCGACATTATCGACACATGGGTATACCGTGAGGGGTTGGAGCGTCTTAAGATTGGCTTGGCTACTGCTGTAGGATTGTTTAAAGCTGTCATTGGATTTGCTTTAGTGTTGGCGGCCAATAAGCTCGCCAAAAAATTCGATGGGCAAATTTGGTGA
- a CDS encoding carbohydrate ABC transporter permease, translating into MINLTIGEKVWQSVVYVILIFLSLLCLLPFLYVIAVSVTPESEVLRRGIVIIPESFTFLAYKEVFISHGIWQAYKITLFRTIVGTALNVFFTVLAAYPLSKKYLPGRSPFLLFIVFTMMFSGGLIPTYLLIRSLGLLNSPWVLIIPNLISAFNLVIIKGFFEQLPGEIEESARVDGASELQSLWRIILPLSLPVISTISLFYAVGHWNSYFDAIVYINDSNLMPLQVVLRNILLNVATQSAESLANSGAVSTFAVQMATVVVTTIPILIVYPFLQKHFTKGVLLGSVKG; encoded by the coding sequence ATGATCAATTTGACAATCGGGGAAAAAGTCTGGCAATCCGTCGTTTATGTTATTCTTATTTTTCTATCCCTACTTTGCTTACTGCCCTTTCTATATGTAATTGCTGTCTCAGTGACGCCAGAATCGGAAGTATTAAGGAGAGGGATTGTGATTATACCAGAATCTTTTACCTTTCTGGCTTATAAAGAAGTCTTCATCTCTCATGGGATCTGGCAGGCGTATAAAATTACGTTGTTTCGAACAATTGTAGGCACTGCGTTAAATGTGTTTTTTACGGTCTTAGCAGCTTATCCGTTATCCAAAAAATATTTGCCGGGACGCAGTCCGTTTTTACTATTCATTGTGTTTACCATGATGTTTAGTGGGGGGTTAATTCCGACTTATCTACTAATTCGCTCTCTCGGGTTGCTAAACAGTCCGTGGGTATTGATTATTCCAAATCTCATTAGTGCATTTAATCTGGTGATCATTAAAGGCTTTTTTGAGCAATTGCCTGGTGAAATCGAGGAATCAGCGAGGGTTGACGGTGCAAGTGAACTTCAATCGTTATGGCGGATCATTTTACCTCTGTCTTTGCCCGTCATTTCCACCATTTCTTTATTTTACGCAGTGGGGCATTGGAACAGTTATTTTGATGCTATTGTTTATATCAATGATTCCAACCTCATGCCGCTTCAAGTCGTCTTGCGCAACATCCTGCTTAACGTTGCAACACAAAGCGCTGAGTCGCTCGCCAATTCCGGAGCTGTAAGTACGTTCGCTGTACAGATGGCTACCGTTGTTGTGACTACGATTCCGATTTTAATCGTTTACCCATTTTTACAAAAGCATTTTACCAAAGGTGTGCTCTTGGGATCCGTTAAAGGTTAA